Proteins co-encoded in one Ralstonia sp. RRA genomic window:
- a CDS encoding site-specific integrase, protein MLFFVPSEGAKCRNCTLCRNFAGTENRAKRNINLSHGVSGMAYISQRGTYWRAEVRKRGHKPIYRTFDTRQQAQQWAERTEAEITIGAYVDRTEAERTTLHEALDRYLREVVPGKRYPEQERTRIARWQKHDLAWRTLASLRGADFAKYRDARRTAGRAENTIRLELQLVSHVFEIARKEWGFETLTNPLKNIRKPSGSRARDRRLHPGEFEALRDKLAASSNPWAPLAFELAIETSLRQGTLFSLRWEWVKLATRMIDFPPEARGADNKGVPPRLPLSHRAVDVLRALAALWQRDLLTNIERSRFGPVDVAPSLLSGPVFGTTCNAVVMIWKRAVKSEDRFSDLRWHDLRHEAASRLFEKGLHPLEVASITGHKSMQMLKRYTHLNPADLLAKLG, encoded by the coding sequence GTGCTTTTTTTCGTCCCTAGCGAGGGGGCGAAGTGCCGAAACTGTACCCTTTGCCGGAATTTTGCCGGAACGGAGAATCGGGCCAAGCGAAACATCAACCTTTCGCATGGAGTCTCCGGAATGGCATACATCAGCCAGCGCGGCACCTACTGGCGCGCCGAAGTCCGCAAGCGTGGACACAAGCCTATCTACCGCACGTTCGACACACGGCAGCAAGCCCAGCAATGGGCTGAACGCACTGAAGCCGAAATCACCATCGGCGCCTACGTTGATCGGACCGAGGCCGAGCGAACGACTTTGCACGAGGCGCTTGACCGCTACTTGCGCGAAGTCGTTCCCGGCAAGCGCTACCCTGAACAGGAACGAACCCGCATTGCCCGCTGGCAAAAGCACGACCTCGCCTGGCGCACGCTGGCAAGCCTGCGTGGCGCGGACTTCGCCAAGTACCGCGACGCCCGCCGCACAGCCGGCCGCGCCGAGAACACGATCCGCCTAGAGCTTCAACTCGTCAGCCACGTGTTTGAGATCGCCCGCAAGGAATGGGGCTTCGAGACGCTCACCAACCCACTCAAAAACATCCGCAAGCCATCCGGCAGCCGCGCACGGGATCGACGCCTGCATCCTGGGGAATTCGAGGCCCTGCGAGACAAGCTGGCAGCAAGCAGCAATCCGTGGGCGCCGCTCGCTTTTGAGTTGGCCATCGAGACAAGCCTGCGTCAAGGCACCCTATTTTCGCTGCGGTGGGAGTGGGTCAAGCTTGCAACTCGGATGATCGACTTTCCACCTGAGGCGCGCGGCGCAGACAACAAGGGAGTACCGCCCAGGCTCCCGCTATCGCATCGCGCGGTGGACGTGCTGAGGGCACTAGCCGCGCTCTGGCAGCGTGACCTGCTCACCAACATCGAGCGAAGCCGATTCGGCCCAGTCGATGTCGCTCCGTCCCTGCTGTCTGGCCCTGTCTTCGGCACAACATGCAACGCAGTCGTGATGATCTGGAAACGGGCCGTCAAAAGCGAGGATCGTTTTTCCGACCTGCGCTGGCACGACCTGCGCCACGAGGCAGCCAGCCGCCTGTTTGAGAAGGGACTCCACCCTCTGGAAGTG